In Prunus dulcis chromosome 1, ALMONDv2, whole genome shotgun sequence, the following are encoded in one genomic region:
- the LOC117615995 gene encoding UPF0481 protein At3g47200-like isoform X2, which translates to MEGSDQAPHDIENPCIPLVTSMGEELDGLSPLSSLCCIYRVPERLRRVSEKAYTPQVVSIGPLHHGKEGLKAMEDHKKRYLQDYIRRTRVSLADYVQKVKDQEAKLRSCYAETIQDVWPDMRLLENQLPFFILEELFDPDKIEVSSNNNNIERLSILNLCHNFFKNLMHIEGTDGNMEKLCASKVEHFVDFCRNLHLPLPLKPHAKGRLETLNTPSITELHRAGVKFKVGSPKNLFNIKFANGILKIPKLAISDETELTIRNLLAFEQCHCMENYINDYVVIMDRFVNTAKDVELLVKHGIVENSLGDSSEGSTLINNLADGVIVDPNDFYFAILCADLNKYCRTSWHKWQANLRQNYCNTPWATISIAAAIFLLILTFIQAVCSVISALPSKC; encoded by the exons ATGGAAGGAAGCGATCAAGCTCCACATGATATTGAAAACCCCTGCATTCCATTAGTAACTTCAATGGGCGAGGAATTGGATGGCTTGTCTCCCCTCTCCTCTTTGTGTTGCATTTATAGAGTTCCTGAACGACTACGGCGTGTGAGTGAAAAGGCCTACACACCTCAGGTAGTCTCTATAGGCCCACTTCATCATGGCAAGGAAGGCCTAAAAGCCATGGAAGATCACAAAAAGAGGTACTTACAAGATTATATACGTCGGACCAGGGTAAGCCTAGCGGATTATGTACAGAAAGTAAAAGACCAAGAAGCAAAACTGCGCAGTTGTTATGCAGAAACCATTCAG GATGTATGGCCTGACATGCGGTTGCTTGAAAATCAGCTGCCATTCTTCATTCTTGAGGAACTTTTTGACCCCGACAAAATCGAAGTCTCTTCTAACAATAACAATATTGAAAGGCTTTCGATACTCAACCTTTGCCACAATTTCTTCAAAAATCTAATGCATATAGAGGGAACAGATGGCAATATGGAGAAATTATGTGCTTCTAAAGTTGAACACTTTGTagatttttgtagaaatttgCATCTACCTCTACCATTGAAACCACATGCTAAAGGACGACTTGAAACTCTAAACACACCCAGCATCACAGAGTTACACAGAGCAGGAGTCAAGTTTAAGGTGGGATCACCCAAAAACTTATTCAACATAAAATTCGCTAATGGGATtctaaaaattccaaaattagCAATAAGTGATGAGACAGAGCTTACAATCAGAAACCTCCTCGCTTTTGAACAATGCCATTGCATGGAGAATTACATAAACGATTATGTTGTCATCATGGATCGCTTTGTGAACACCGCAAAGGATGTGGAGTTGCTTGTTAAGCATGGAATCGTCGAAAATAGTCTCGGTGACAGTAGTGAAGGGTCTACTCTGATTAACAACCTTGCCGATGGGGTCATAGTGGACCCTAATGACTTCTATTTTGCTATTCTTTGTGCAGACCTCAACAAGTACTGCAGAACGTCTTGGCACAAATGGCAGGCAAACTTGAGACAAAACTATTGCAACACACCTTGGGCAACTATTTCAATTGCTGCGGCTATTTTTCTCCTCATACTCACTTTTATACAAGCAGTGTGCTCTGTTATCTCTGCTCTGCCTTCTAAGTGTTGA
- the LOC117615995 gene encoding UPF0481 protein At3g47200-like isoform X1, whose protein sequence is MEGSDQAPHDIENPCIPLVTSMGEELDGLSPLSSLCCIYRVPERLRRVSEKAYTPQVVSIGPLHHGKEGLKAMEDHKKRYLQDYIRRTRVSLADYVQKVKDQEAKLRSCYAETIQVSSDEFVRIILVDAAFIIEVLLRYCFDELQDENDCIFNKPYMLQDVWPDMRLLENQLPFFILEELFDPDKIEVSSNNNNIERLSILNLCHNFFKNLMHIEGTDGNMEKLCASKVEHFVDFCRNLHLPLPLKPHAKGRLETLNTPSITELHRAGVKFKVGSPKNLFNIKFANGILKIPKLAISDETELTIRNLLAFEQCHCMENYINDYVVIMDRFVNTAKDVELLVKHGIVENSLGDSSEGSTLINNLADGVIVDPNDFYFAILCADLNKYCRTSWHKWQANLRQNYCNTPWATISIAAAIFLLILTFIQAVCSVISALPSKC, encoded by the coding sequence ATGGAAGGAAGCGATCAAGCTCCACATGATATTGAAAACCCCTGCATTCCATTAGTAACTTCAATGGGCGAGGAATTGGATGGCTTGTCTCCCCTCTCCTCTTTGTGTTGCATTTATAGAGTTCCTGAACGACTACGGCGTGTGAGTGAAAAGGCCTACACACCTCAGGTAGTCTCTATAGGCCCACTTCATCATGGCAAGGAAGGCCTAAAAGCCATGGAAGATCACAAAAAGAGGTACTTACAAGATTATATACGTCGGACCAGGGTAAGCCTAGCGGATTATGTACAGAAAGTAAAAGACCAAGAAGCAAAACTGCGCAGTTGTTATGCAGAAACCATTCAGGTTAGCAGTGATGAATTTGTGAGAATCATTCTAGTGGATGCCGCCTTCATCATTGAGGTCTTGTTGAGGTATTGTTTCGATGAATTGCAGGATGAAAATGACTGCATATTTAACAAACCATATATGTTGCAGGATGTATGGCCTGACATGCGGTTGCTTGAAAATCAGCTGCCATTCTTCATTCTTGAGGAACTTTTTGACCCCGACAAAATCGAAGTCTCTTCTAACAATAACAATATTGAAAGGCTTTCGATACTCAACCTTTGCCACAATTTCTTCAAAAATCTAATGCATATAGAGGGAACAGATGGCAATATGGAGAAATTATGTGCTTCTAAAGTTGAACACTTTGTagatttttgtagaaatttgCATCTACCTCTACCATTGAAACCACATGCTAAAGGACGACTTGAAACTCTAAACACACCCAGCATCACAGAGTTACACAGAGCAGGAGTCAAGTTTAAGGTGGGATCACCCAAAAACTTATTCAACATAAAATTCGCTAATGGGATtctaaaaattccaaaattagCAATAAGTGATGAGACAGAGCTTACAATCAGAAACCTCCTCGCTTTTGAACAATGCCATTGCATGGAGAATTACATAAACGATTATGTTGTCATCATGGATCGCTTTGTGAACACCGCAAAGGATGTGGAGTTGCTTGTTAAGCATGGAATCGTCGAAAATAGTCTCGGTGACAGTAGTGAAGGGTCTACTCTGATTAACAACCTTGCCGATGGGGTCATAGTGGACCCTAATGACTTCTATTTTGCTATTCTTTGTGCAGACCTCAACAAGTACTGCAGAACGTCTTGGCACAAATGGCAGGCAAACTTGAGACAAAACTATTGCAACACACCTTGGGCAACTATTTCAATTGCTGCGGCTATTTTTCTCCTCATACTCACTTTTATACAAGCAGTGTGCTCTGTTATCTCTGCTCTGCCTTCTAAGTGTTGA